A window from Azoarcus sp. DD4 encodes these proteins:
- a CDS encoding formate/nitrite transporter family protein: MAYIAPAEFVTKMVDAGESKLLMSTRDTLIRAYMAGAILALAAAFAVSITVNTGNPLIGALLFPVGFCMLYLLGFDLLTGVFTLAPLAVLDRRPGATWGGVMRNWSLVFTGNFAGALTVAVFMAIIFTNGFSEAPNAIGQKIGHIGEGRTVGYAAHGAAGMLTLFVRAVMCNWMVSTGVVAAMMSTSVSGKVIAMWMPILVFFYMGFEHSIVNMYLFPSGLMLGGQFTFMDYLIWNEIPTVLGNLVGGLTFVGATLYSTHYKTAPKRKVA; this comes from the coding sequence ATGGCCTATATCGCGCCTGCCGAATTCGTCACCAAGATGGTCGATGCCGGCGAATCCAAACTGCTGATGTCCACCCGCGACACCCTGATCCGCGCCTACATGGCCGGCGCCATCCTGGCGCTGGCTGCGGCCTTCGCGGTGTCGATCACGGTGAATACCGGCAATCCGCTGATCGGTGCGCTGCTGTTCCCGGTCGGCTTCTGCATGCTCTACCTGCTCGGTTTCGACCTGCTCACCGGGGTGTTCACCCTGGCGCCGCTGGCGGTGCTGGACCGCCGCCCCGGCGCCACCTGGGGCGGGGTGATGCGCAACTGGTCGCTGGTGTTCACCGGCAATTTCGCCGGCGCGCTTACCGTGGCGGTGTTCATGGCCATCATCTTCACCAACGGCTTCTCCGAAGCGCCCAACGCCATCGGCCAGAAGATCGGCCACATCGGCGAAGGCCGCACGGTCGGTTACGCCGCCCACGGCGCGGCCGGCATGCTCACGCTGTTCGTGCGCGCGGTGATGTGCAACTGGATGGTCTCCACCGGCGTGGTCGCCGCGATGATGTCCACCAGCGTGTCGGGCAAGGTCATCGCCATGTGGATGCCCATCCTGGTGTTCTTCTACATGGGCTTCGAGCACAGCATCGTCAACATGTACCTGTTCCCCTCGGGTCTGATGCTGGGCGGCCAGTTCACCTTCATGGACTACCTGATCTGGAACGAGATCCCGACCGTGCTCGGCAACCTCGTGGGCGGCCTCACCTTCGTCGGCGCCACGCTGTACTCCACGCACTACAAGACCGCGCCCAAGCGCAAGGTCGCATAA
- the nirD gene encoding nitrite reductase small subunit NirD — protein MTTETQNWTAVCKVGDILPGTGVCALVDDQHVAVFRLGKDNFYAIDNIDPRSGVSVLSRGLIGNLGEHIVVASPIYKNHFDLRTGECLEAPEHSVRAHRVEIRGEDVLVALA, from the coding sequence ATGACTACCGAAACCCAGAACTGGACCGCCGTCTGCAAGGTCGGCGACATCCTCCCCGGCACCGGCGTGTGCGCGCTGGTCGATGACCAGCATGTCGCCGTGTTCCGCCTCGGCAAGGACAACTTCTACGCCATCGACAACATCGACCCGCGCTCCGGCGTCAGCGTGCTGTCGCGCGGCCTCATCGGCAACCTCGGCGAGCACATCGTCGTCGCCTCGCCGATCTACAAGAACCACTTCGATCTGCGCACCGGCGAATGCCTGGAAGCGCCGGAGCACTCGGTGCGCGCGCACCGGGTGGAGATCCGCGGCGAAGACGTGCTGGTCGCGCTCGCCTGA
- a CDS encoding bifunctional protein-serine/threonine kinase/phosphatase, which yields MRQSLRVSVGQHSLAGGHDTNQDFHGAVLPGGTLLATKGIALALADGISSSSVSHLASQTAVGSFLEDYYATSEAWTVRRAAQRVLGATNAWLHGQTQRGEGRFDKDRGYVCTFSALVLKGRDLHLLHVGDSRIYRLHPQSLEQLSEDHRVSHSSVESYLARALGTGPHVEIDYRSWEAEVGEIYLLATDGAYAHLDAAAIHRAISTHADDLDAAAASLVAQARAAGSDDDATLQLLRIDELPQDDAQQAQLRREGLALPPALTPRTVFEGFTIVRELQVSARSHVLLATDNDSGRPVVLKTPSVDLRGDAAYLDSFVLEEWVARRVNSPHVIKAWPGERRRGHLYVAMEYIEGQTLAQWMTDHPQPPLEAVRAIVEQLAQGVQALHGRDMLHRDLRPENVMIDRDGTVKLIDLANVHVAGLAEGRGGAEQGAPPGTLQYMAPECLLGQPASAAADLFSLAAITYQMLCGQLPYGLSAARVRTPQDLRNLRYVPLRHHRPELPAWLDGVLGKALQVAPAKRQEAVSEFVHDLKMPGARFNRTQRTPLTERDPVLFWKCLSAVLGALVVALLFYLRQGR from the coding sequence ATGCGCCAGTCGCTGCGCGTGTCCGTCGGCCAGCACTCGCTGGCCGGCGGACACGACACCAACCAGGACTTCCACGGCGCGGTGCTGCCGGGCGGTACGCTGCTGGCCACCAAGGGCATTGCGCTGGCGCTGGCCGACGGCATCAGCTCCAGCAGCGTCAGCCATCTCGCCAGCCAGACCGCCGTCGGCTCCTTCCTCGAGGACTACTACGCCACCTCCGAGGCGTGGACGGTGCGCCGCGCCGCACAGCGCGTGCTCGGCGCCACCAACGCCTGGCTGCATGGCCAGACCCAGCGCGGCGAAGGCCGCTTCGACAAGGATCGCGGCTACGTCTGCACCTTCAGCGCGCTGGTGCTGAAGGGCCGCGACCTCCACCTGCTGCACGTCGGCGACTCGCGCATCTACCGGCTGCACCCGCAATCGCTGGAACAGCTCAGCGAAGACCACCGCGTCAGCCATTCCTCCGTCGAAAGCTACCTCGCCCGCGCGCTCGGCACCGGCCCGCACGTCGAGATCGACTACCGCAGCTGGGAGGCGGAAGTCGGCGAAATCTACCTGCTCGCCACCGATGGGGCCTACGCGCATCTCGACGCCGCGGCCATCCACCGGGCCATTTCCACGCACGCTGACGACCTCGATGCCGCCGCCGCCTCGCTGGTGGCGCAGGCGCGCGCGGCCGGCAGCGACGACGACGCCACGCTGCAACTGCTGCGCATCGACGAACTGCCGCAGGACGACGCGCAGCAGGCGCAGCTGCGCCGGGAGGGGCTTGCGCTGCCGCCGGCATTGACGCCGCGCACGGTGTTCGAAGGCTTCACCATCGTGCGCGAGCTGCAGGTGAGTGCGCGCAGCCATGTGCTGCTGGCGACCGACAACGACAGCGGCCGGCCTGTCGTGCTCAAGACGCCCTCGGTCGACCTGCGCGGCGACGCCGCTTATCTCGACAGCTTCGTGCTGGAGGAATGGGTGGCGCGGCGGGTAAACAGCCCGCACGTGATCAAGGCCTGGCCGGGCGAGCGCCGGCGTGGCCATCTCTATGTGGCAATGGAGTACATCGAGGGCCAGACCCTGGCGCAGTGGATGACGGACCATCCGCAGCCGCCGCTGGAAGCGGTGCGCGCCATCGTCGAACAACTCGCCCAGGGCGTGCAGGCGCTGCACGGCCGCGACATGCTGCACCGCGACCTGCGCCCCGAGAACGTGATGATCGACCGCGACGGCACGGTCAAGCTGATCGACCTCGCCAATGTGCACGTCGCCGGCCTTGCCGAAGGCCGCGGCGGGGCGGAGCAGGGCGCGCCGCCCGGCACGCTGCAGTACATGGCGCCGGAATGCCTGCTCGGCCAGCCGGCTAGCGCCGCGGCCGACCTCTTCTCGCTGGCGGCGATCACCTACCAGATGCTGTGCGGCCAGCTGCCCTACGGCCTCAGCGCGGCGCGGGTGCGCACGCCGCAGGATCTGCGCAACCTGCGCTACGTGCCTTTGCGCCACCACCGGCCGGAACTGCCGGCGTGGCTGGACGGCGTACTCGGCAAGGCGCTGCAGGTGGCACCGGCCAAGCGGCAGGAGGCGGTGTCGGAGTTCGTGCACGACCTGAAGATGCCCGGCGCGCGCTTCAACCGCACGCAACGGACGCCATTGACCGAGCGCGATCCGGTGCTGTTCTGGAAATGCCTGTCGGCGGTGCTGGGGGCGTTGGTGGTGGCGCTGCTGTTCTACCTCCGGCAGGGGCGCTGA
- a CDS encoding AmiS/UreI family transporter, whose protein sequence is MLLGLALFYVGAVLILNGLWMLGRIGDREISVINLFAGGLTLLVSLHLAFGEGADAASVKAAALSLLFSFTYLWVAINRYNGADGRGLGWFSLFVAITAVPVAAEALLSAHTAWDVWLGLSWAAWAVLWLLFFLLLALQRPLARLTACVAIGQGVLTGWLPGYLLLTGAIA, encoded by the coding sequence ATGCTGCTCGGACTTGCCCTGTTCTACGTCGGCGCGGTGCTGATCCTCAACGGCCTGTGGATGCTAGGCCGCATCGGCGACCGCGAGATTTCGGTCATCAACCTCTTCGCCGGCGGCCTCACCCTGCTGGTGTCGCTGCACCTCGCCTTCGGCGAAGGCGCCGACGCCGCCTCGGTGAAGGCGGCGGCGCTGTCGCTGCTGTTCTCCTTCACCTACCTGTGGGTGGCGATCAACCGCTACAACGGCGCCGACGGCCGCGGCCTCGGCTGGTTCAGCCTGTTCGTGGCGATCACCGCGGTGCCGGTGGCGGCCGAAGCGCTGCTCTCCGCCCACACTGCCTGGGATGTGTGGCTCGGCCTGTCGTGGGCGGCGTGGGCGGTGCTCTGGCTGCTGTTCTTCCTGCTGCTCGCGCTGCAGCGCCCGCTGGCGCGGCTGACCGCCTGCGTCGCGATCGGCCAGGGCGTGCTCACCGGCTGGCTGCCCGGCTATCTGCTGCTGACCGGCGCGATCGCCTGA